In [Phormidium] sp. ETS-05, the genomic window GTCCGGTGCCGTGGCCGAACGGATTCAGTACAACGCCTTTTTAATCTTCAGCGTCTTAATTGTCGGTATTTCCTACTCCATCACCGGTCACTGGGTATGGCGTAGTGGCGGCTGGCTCAATAGTATGGGTTTCACCGACTTTGCCGGTTCCACCGTCGTCCACACCGTGGGCGGTTGGGCTGCTCTGATGGGAGCGGCCATCCTCGGTCCCCGTCTGGGCAAGTACCAAGACGGTCAAGCCACCGCCATTCCCGGTCACAATATGAGTATTGCCACCTTGGGCTGTTTAATTCTCTGGATCGGCTGGTTTGGATTTAATCCCGGTTCTCAATTAGCTGTTGACGAGCTGGTGCCCTACATCGCTGTCACCACCAACTTAGCTGCAGCTGCAGGGGGTATCACTTCTACGGTGACTTCCTGGCTGAAAGACGGCAAGCCGGACCTTTCTATGACCATCAACGGTATTCTCGCCGGTTTGGTGGCAATTACTGCCGGTTGCCACAATGTCTCTTATCTGTCTGCGGTTATTATCGGTGCTGTGGGCGGGATTCTGGTAGTGTTTGCGGTGGCGATTTTCGATACCGTCCTCAAGATTGACGACCCTGTGGGTGCTACCTCGGTTCACTTGGTGAATGGCATTTGGGGCACTCTGGCTGTGGGCATCTTTGATATGGATAAGGCGGGTATCGGCCAATTTGGCATTCAACTGCTGGGTATCCTCAGTGTCGGCGGCTTTACGGTGTTGCTATCTACTGTTTTTTGGGTTGTCTTGAAACAGACGATCGGGATTAGAGTATCCCCAGAGGAAGAAAAGAAAGGCTTGGATATTGGCGAACACGGAATGGAAGCCTACAGCGGCTTCCTCAAAGATACCAGTATCTTATAACTACTCCTTTGTCGAAGGGCGAAGCAGGAGCGTCAGTCGCTTCTTTGTTTCACTGAGAGATGTGGGCTCTCCTGCGATCGCCCCTACATACAGCAGTTTGCCCGTCCATCGCCGAATCCAGCCCTCACCCCAAACCCGGATCCCAGCCCAACGGCAAAGCTCAGGGGGAGAGGGGCTTTGATAGTACCAGAGCGTTTAACAAAGTGCTGTAATTTTCCTCCCCGTCGAGAAGTCCTTGCCTCC contains:
- a CDS encoding ammonium transporter gives rise to the protein MKFKSKLQPKSTGASASSPDLFGKVEEAFSLLRQAISKLSPNWVACIPLTAILVVIWSCAATAAEDEPLTPEKVQGLLNTIWVLIASILVIFMNAGFCMLETGFCRQKNAVNVLSKNLIVFALATIVYWAFGFAFMFGGDGPFMGFSGFFLSGEPATYGLSPFPEGLPIAVFFLFQVAFAGTAATIVSGAVAERIQYNAFLIFSVLIVGISYSITGHWVWRSGGWLNSMGFTDFAGSTVVHTVGGWAALMGAAILGPRLGKYQDGQATAIPGHNMSIATLGCLILWIGWFGFNPGSQLAVDELVPYIAVTTNLAAAAGGITSTVTSWLKDGKPDLSMTINGILAGLVAITAGCHNVSYLSAVIIGAVGGILVVFAVAIFDTVLKIDDPVGATSVHLVNGIWGTLAVGIFDMDKAGIGQFGIQLLGILSVGGFTVLLSTVFWVVLKQTIGIRVSPEEEKKGLDIGEHGMEAYSGFLKDTSIL